The following are encoded together in the Plasmodium brasilianum strain Bolivian I chromosome 10, whole genome shotgun sequence genome:
- a CDS encoding PIR protein has product MDDVGLTLPSALNYKILDNKTAYYSDDKCNTLVDVLSEYNGVFDFCEKFIGIIENFNKLTIFGQFEDDSCITVKFWVYDRLFKLPINNTNVNDINKVILKLKENIDLDTIKECNIFNFTFSKEDFYKMKSLYDYATNYNTIKEHLYGKNYICNQNLRNYIDKNYEIYINVKDKCNSNDTRNDEYCTVYDYIKKVFINENSSLSCKVKHSEDDVSEKEQHVTRRDEGLAPTLSNLGKRDEKIPGINVITELEKNSVPFAKIIVGVIFPLLGFFFILYKFTPFKSWLKTNLLKKKIIEDYEDEEYTQEPLNECYSTRRRHVHYHPL; this is encoded by the exons ATG GATGATGTAGGACTTACTCTTCCTTCTGCtcttaattataaaattttagatAACAAAACTGCTTATTACTCCGATGATAAATGTAATACATTAGTTGATGTTTTAAGTGAATACAATGGTGTTTTTGACTTTTGTGAGAAATTTATAGGAATCATCGAGAATTTTAATAAACTGACAATTTTTGGTCAATTCGAAGATGATTCTTGCATAACTGTAAAGTTCTGGGTATACGATcgtttatttaaattaccTATTAACAACACAAATGTTAATGATATCAATAAGGTTATACTTAAGCTAAAGGAAAACATTGATTTGGATACAATTAAagaatgtaatatatttaattttacattttcgaAGGaagatttttataaaatgaaaagtttGTATGATTATGCtacaaattataatacaATCAAGGAACACCTTTAtggtaaaaattatatatgtaatcaGAATTTGAGAAattatattgataaaaattatgaaatatatatcaatgtAAAAGATAAGTGTAATAGTAATGATACAAGAAATGATGAATATTGTACAGtatatgattatattaaaaaggtgtttataaatgaaaattcttCTTTATCATGTAAAGTAAAACACTCAGAAGATGACGTTAGTGAAAAAGAACAACATGTAACACGAAGAGATGAAGGATTAGCCCCAACATTAAGTAACTTAGGTAAACGTGATGAAAAGATACCTGGAATTAATGTCATAACAGAACTTGAGAAGAATTCTGTTCCATTTGCTAAAATTATTGTTGGAGTTATTTTTCCACTTTTGggattttttttcattttgtataaa TTTACTCCATTTAAATCATGGTTAAAAACTAATttattgaagaaaaaaataattgaggATTACGAAGATGAAGAATATACACAAGAACCTTTGAATGAATGTTATAGTACGCGTAGACGTCATGTACACTACCATCCTTTatga
- a CDS encoding PIR protein has product MEKEEEDYENILKVLPSYKIYTELDEEDNDGEYKNFCNNFNSIEDKYKDESIKLCKKVARNLGILSNVRNLEDFNIHCSYYKFWIYRELWKILNSMQNKDVNDLPTKFDNLQKSLNDYYNIRTCNYKLDQITLEELKEKSKEKHLYVYFTNYENIKSKDICNNVEYSKYKEYLTSILNLYNIKKKTCCNSRISVCPNYFLNCDEKLDPSKILDELNSNHNNCNGLKSITTETIAKESDTTISDPEFLNSVYFTNCPFKDKENHSSCTLIRGYINPPSSEIANGNNSHQETHMSSIVGADSSRSSTYSAKLLSEKIRNKGGYNIPEEQDKLSLNRSTGNEFRWNFADGGLPCKSKSSEGDKYGLCEYMEELVEDDFFIKREDSIGYKFKIGEKWSPKEMLSSVRKKRQNISGRTVPLELRDLRRAQILNPRKILNHGIMSSYGEAFPGTNTESNILHNTFYRISMAFALFTPFGSCLGKTKKKKKRYRTNFDELNTQRIPRRFIKRTYRNSNRRRFSVVNIEQ; this is encoded by the exons atggaaaaagaagaggaagattat gaaaacattttaaaagttttacCTTCATATAAGATATATACTGAATTGGATGAGGAGGACAATGATGGAgagtataaaaatttttgtaataactTTAATTCTATAGAAGACAAATACAAAGATGAATCTATTAAACTTTGTAAAAAAGTTGCAAGAAATTTAGGTATTTTGTCTAATGTACGTAATTTAGAAGATTTCAATATCcattgttcatattataaattctGGATATATCGAGAACTATGGAAAATTCTTAATAGTATGCAGAATAAAGATGTAAATGATTTACCTACTAAATTTGATAATTTACAAAAGTCTTTAAAtgattattataacattCGTACTTGCAATTATAAATTAGATCAAATAACATTAGAAGaattgaaagaaaaaagtaaagagaaacatttgtatgtatatttcacAAATTACGAGAACATAAAAAGTAAAGATATTTGTAATAATGTCGaatatagtaaatataaagaataccTTACTTCCATccttaatttatataacataaaaaaaaagacttgTTGTAATTCTCGGATATCTGTGTGtccaaattattttttgaattgtGATGAAAAGTTAGATCCGAGTAAAATATTAGATGAATTAAATTCTAATCATAACAACTGTAATGGTCTAAAAAGTATTACAACTGAGACCATTGCTAAGGAATCTGATACGACGATATCTGATCCTGAATTTTTGAATTCAGTTTATTTTACTAATTGTCCTTTTAAGGATAAAGAGAACCATTCTTCGTGTACATTAATTAGAGGATACATCAACCCCCCTAGTAGTGAAATTGCAAATGGTAATAATTCCCATCAAGAGACACATATGAGTTCTATTGTGGGAGCTGATAGTTCAAGATCTAGTACATATTCAGCAAAACTTCTATctgaaaaaattagaaacaAAGGAGGTTATAATATTCCAGAAGAACAAGATAAATTGTCATTGAATCGAAGCACAGGTAATGAATTTAGATGGAATTTTGCAGATGGAGGACTACCCTGTAAGTCTAAATCATCAGAGGGAGATAAATATGGACTGTGTGAATATATGGAGGAATTGGTTGAAGatgatttttttataaaaagagaagatTCTATAGGTTACAAGTTTAAGATAGGAGAAAAATGGTCCCCCAAAGAAATGTTAAGCTCAGTTAGGAAAAAGAGGCAGAATATATCAGGAAGAACTGTACCATTAGAATTAAGAGATTTAAGAAGAGCACAAATATTGAACCCCAGAAAAATACTCAATCATGGAATTATGAGTTCATATGGAGAAGCGTTTCCTGGAACAAATACTGAATCTAATATATTGCACAATACTTTTTACCGTATTTCTATGGCATTTGCTTTG tTTACTCCCTTCGGATCATGTCTAGGTAAAactaaaaagaagaaaaaaagatatagaaCTAATTTTGATGAATTAAATACGCAAAGAATACCAAGGAGATTCATAAAACGTACTTATAGAAATTCTAACAGGAGGAGATTTAGTGTAGTAAATATAGAACAATAA